Proteins encoded within one genomic window of Empedobacter falsenii:
- a CDS encoding NAD(P)H-dependent glycerol-3-phosphate dehydrogenase — protein sequence MIELSNRKVGLIGNGSWATAIAKMLNKNLETFNWWVKDEYVKGYLERNRHNPNYLTDVEFKSEKLKISTDINEVVMNSDIIFLVVPSIYVVDCLSKLTVPLTDKFVVTSIKGIIPDHYQLVGQYLFDKFDVKEEQLGIVSGPCHAEEVALERLSYLTIAAQDENKAQIAADCLACDFIKTKLSNDIYGTEFGAVLKNIYAIAAGIAHGLGYGDNFQAVLMSNAIREMNHILKTASPMKRKINDSAYLGDLLVTGYSFFSRNRMFGNMIGKGYTVKSAILEMNMVAEGYYATKGVAIMNEQYQIKAPIINAVHKILYEDKNAKKTFEKLSKKLD from the coding sequence ATGATAGAGTTATCTAATCGTAAAGTTGGATTAATAGGGAATGGAAGCTGGGCAACTGCGATTGCAAAAATGCTGAATAAAAACCTTGAAACTTTCAACTGGTGGGTAAAAGATGAATACGTAAAAGGATATTTAGAGCGAAATAGACACAATCCAAATTATTTAACTGATGTCGAATTTAAGTCAGAAAAGCTTAAAATTTCAACGGATATCAACGAAGTTGTCATGAATTCGGATATCATCTTTTTGGTTGTGCCATCTATTTACGTTGTCGATTGTTTGAGTAAATTAACTGTTCCGTTGACAGATAAATTTGTAGTGACATCAATCAAAGGAATTATTCCAGATCATTATCAATTGGTTGGACAATATTTGTTTGATAAATTCGACGTAAAAGAAGAACAATTAGGAATTGTAAGTGGACCTTGTCACGCTGAAGAAGTAGCTTTGGAGCGTCTTTCATATTTGACAATTGCGGCGCAAGACGAAAACAAAGCACAAATTGCTGCGGATTGTTTGGCTTGTGATTTTATCAAAACAAAACTTTCAAACGATATTTACGGAACTGAATTTGGCGCGGTATTGAAAAATATTTACGCGATTGCAGCAGGTATAGCGCATGGTTTGGGTTATGGAGATAATTTCCAAGCAGTTTTGATGAGTAATGCGATTCGAGAAATGAATCATATTTTAAAAACTGCAAGTCCTATGAAGCGTAAAATTAACGATTCGGCTTATTTAGGCGATTTGTTGGTAACAGGATATTCGTTCTTTTCACGAAATCGAATGTTCGGAAATATGATTGGAAAAGGTTACACCGTAAAATCTGCTATTTTGGAGATGAATATGGTTGCCGAAGGTTACTATGCGACAAAAGGTGTGGCAATTATGAACGAGCAATACCAAATAAAAGCGCCAATTATCAACGCTGTTCATAAGATTTTATACGAAGATAAAAACGCAAAAAAAACTTTCGAAAAGTTATCTAAAAAATTAGATTAA
- a CDS encoding lipopolysaccharide biosynthesis protein — translation MLALNFFIIKQVDNSDFAMFSQLYSAVSFLNVILTFGFETAFFRYATEEGMYQKVLNTAFWFMVMSSTAMLVLVFLFLQPLADSANYSDHPEYILWFAWIAFFDAICVIPFAVLRFKNRPILYTTIRVIQNVFQAVLTIGLLYYVSKDFMLGLGFDNAISYPFIANLLASILGFVLLIGVVRHVQFKFDQSLFKQMFLYGYPIMIAGLGYILNENFDKLVQRQLIDPAAAGSYGACYKLATLMTLFVTAYRMGIEPFFFKVAKKGDAKQTYANILFFFSIICNIVILGILANIDWIKKIFVPNSTYWNALDIVPIILIANLFFGIYYNLSTWYKVTDRTSIGTIISLVGGAITIILNVFLLPKYGFMVSAWTTLLAYGVMMVISYIWGQKVYPIPYKVNKIVLYMGIAIALACTNYYILDSNLIIGNLILIVYIAFIAFAEKNTLKKLRK, via the coding sequence ATTTTAGCATTGAATTTTTTTATTATCAAGCAAGTTGATAATTCAGATTTTGCAATGTTTTCTCAATTATATTCTGCGGTTTCTTTCCTGAATGTCATTTTAACATTTGGTTTCGAGACTGCATTTTTCCGTTATGCAACCGAAGAAGGAATGTATCAAAAAGTGTTGAATACAGCTTTTTGGTTTATGGTGATGAGTTCTACTGCAATGCTCGTTTTAGTTTTTCTTTTTTTACAACCTCTGGCAGATTCTGCAAATTATAGCGATCACCCAGAATATATTTTGTGGTTTGCGTGGATTGCTTTTTTTGATGCAATTTGTGTGATCCCTTTTGCAGTTCTACGTTTTAAAAATCGACCAATATTATATACAACAATTCGCGTAATTCAGAATGTTTTTCAAGCAGTTTTGACAATTGGTTTGTTGTATTATGTTTCGAAAGATTTTATGCTAGGTTTAGGTTTTGATAATGCGATTTCCTATCCTTTTATAGCGAATTTATTAGCGAGTATTTTAGGATTTGTATTATTAATAGGCGTTGTACGTCATGTTCAATTCAAATTTGATCAATCACTTTTCAAACAAATGTTTTTGTACGGTTATCCGATTATGATTGCTGGTTTGGGGTATATTTTAAATGAAAATTTCGATAAATTAGTTCAACGACAATTAATAGATCCAGCAGCAGCGGGTTCTTATGGTGCTTGTTACAAATTAGCAACATTAATGACGCTTTTCGTTACAGCTTATCGAATGGGAATAGAACCATTTTTCTTTAAAGTTGCCAAAAAAGGAGATGCAAAACAGACATACGCGAATATTTTGTTCTTTTTCAGTATCATTTGTAATATTGTAATTCTTGGAATTTTAGCAAATATTGACTGGATTAAGAAAATATTTGTTCCAAATTCAACGTATTGGAATGCTTTAGATATTGTCCCAATTATTTTAATTGCGAATTTATTTTTCGGAATTTATTATAACCTTTCAACATGGTACAAAGTAACGGATAGAACAAGTATCGGAACTATAATTTCATTGGTTGGTGGTGCGATTACTATTATTTTGAATGTTTTTTTATTGCCAAAATATGGTTTTATGGTTTCTGCCTGGACAACTTTATTGGCGTATGGTGTAATGATGGTGATTTCGTACATTTGGGGTCAGAAAGTTTATCCGATTCCGTATAAAGTCAATAAAATTGTACTTTACATGGGAATTGCAATTGCTTTAGCATGTACAAATTATTACATTCTCGATTCTAATTTGATTATTGGTAATCTGATTCTTATCGTGTACATTGCGTTTATTGCATTTGCGGAAAAAAATACACTTAAAAAACTAAGAAAATAA
- the dut gene encoding dUTP diphosphatase, with translation MKVKVINISKHALPEYKTALSAGMDLTANIDAPIELKPLERRLIPTGLSIELPAGYEAQVRPRSGMALKYGLTCLNSPGTIDADYRGEIGVILANVSNEAVTINDGERIAQLVIAKHETVEWEESNALNETERGAGGFGSTGKQ, from the coding sequence ATGAAAGTAAAAGTTATCAACATCTCGAAACACGCTTTACCAGAATATAAAACAGCTTTATCGGCTGGAATGGATTTAACAGCTAACATTGATGCACCAATCGAATTAAAACCTTTGGAAAGAAGATTAATTCCAACAGGATTGAGCATCGAATTACCAGCAGGTTACGAAGCACAAGTTCGTCCTCGTAGTGGAATGGCGTTAAAATATGGTTTAACTTGTTTGAATTCTCCTGGAACAATTGATGCAGATTATCGTGGAGAAATCGGTGTTATTTTAGCTAATGTTTCAAACGAAGCCGTTACAATCAACGATGGGGAGCGTATTGCACAATTAGTGATCGCGAAACACGAAACGGTTGAGTGGGAAGAATCTAACGCTTTAAATGAAACTGAACGCGGAGCTGGAGGTTTCGGAAGTACAGGAAAACAATAA
- a CDS encoding sugar phosphate nucleotidyltransferase, with product MKIIIPMAGRGSRLRPHTLTTPKPLIPIAGKPIVHRLVEDIAKVCSEKIDEIAFVIGDFGAEVEADLIAIAEKLGAKGTICHQLEPLGTAHSIWMAKEALDGPTVVAYADTLFRADFKLDMESDGVVWVKQVDNPSAFGVVKLDDNSVITDFVEKPKEFVSDLAIIGIYFFRDGQKLYKEIEYLLENDIQKGGEYQLTDALENMRAAGDKFTLGKVDEWMDCGNKAVTVDTNTRVLNLDKEDFKTIHSSAKIDNSLIIEPCFIGENVVIKNSNIGPFVSLGNGTVVENSNIDNSLIQENSIISNANLTDTMIGNNAKYYGVSRSISLGDYSELDFKSYEA from the coding sequence ATGAAAATTATTATCCCAATGGCAGGACGTGGTTCACGTTTACGCCCTCATACATTAACAACACCAAAACCATTAATTCCAATTGCAGGAAAACCAATCGTGCATCGTTTGGTAGAAGATATTGCGAAGGTTTGTTCAGAAAAAATTGACGAAATTGCTTTTGTAATTGGTGATTTTGGAGCTGAGGTTGAAGCTGATTTAATTGCAATTGCAGAAAAATTAGGAGCAAAAGGAACAATTTGTCATCAATTGGAGCCGCTTGGAACAGCGCATTCTATTTGGATGGCAAAAGAAGCTTTGGATGGACCAACGGTTGTGGCGTATGCAGACACATTATTTCGTGCAGATTTCAAATTAGATATGGAATCGGATGGCGTTGTTTGGGTAAAACAGGTCGATAATCCTTCGGCTTTTGGCGTTGTGAAATTAGATGATAACAGTGTTATTACAGATTTCGTTGAAAAACCAAAAGAATTTGTTTCGGATTTGGCGATTATTGGGATTTACTTTTTCCGTGATGGACAAAAGTTATATAAAGAAATTGAATATTTATTAGAAAATGATATTCAAAAAGGTGGAGAATATCAATTGACAGATGCATTAGAAAATATGCGTGCTGCAGGTGATAAATTTACGCTTGGAAAAGTGGACGAATGGATGGATTGTGGTAATAAAGCGGTTACAGTTGACACCAATACACGTGTGTTGAATCTGGATAAAGAAGATTTCAAAACGATTCATTCTTCTGCAAAAATTGACAATTCATTAATCATTGAACCATGTTTTATTGGAGAAAATGTCGTGATTAAAAATTCGAATATCGGACCTTTTGTTTCATTAGGAAATGGAACGGTTGTTGAAAACTCGAATATTGATAACAGTTTGATTCAAGAAAATTCAATCATCAGTAATGCAAATCTTACAGATACAATGATCGGAAACAATGCCAAATATTATGGTGTTTCGCGTAGTATTAGTTTAGGAGATTACTCCGAATTGGACTTCAAATCATACGAAGCTTAA
- a CDS encoding DUF4292 domain-containing protein: MIKKLTYIFCLGVLATACNTQKVAKVDKDNTEVVSASSKIIQQTLSKKSSFKDLTIKAKVSADLGDVNATIAVENGQKIWVNATKFGFTGARALITPDGFSAFEKLGGTYYEGDFSIANKLLKVDFVDYQKLQNLMLGKVFVDLNPTDYTATFTDNQYTITYNKNQAIATSPKEGEYIQTYVFDNGFRLKEAHLKDPKRKMEVDLAYDNWVKAGAEEFPKNVKIIIKEKKTRQIDLEYNSFTFQETNTPFSIPDGYKKKEIK; this comes from the coding sequence ATGATCAAAAAATTAACGTATATCTTTTGTTTAGGAGTTCTTGCAACAGCTTGTAACACTCAGAAAGTGGCAAAAGTAGATAAAGATAATACAGAAGTTGTTTCGGCTTCTTCAAAAATTATTCAGCAAACCTTATCAAAAAAATCATCATTCAAAGATTTGACGATTAAGGCAAAAGTTTCAGCAGATTTGGGAGATGTAAATGCTACAATTGCTGTGGAAAATGGACAAAAGATATGGGTTAATGCAACAAAATTTGGATTTACAGGTGCTCGCGCATTGATTACGCCTGATGGTTTTTCAGCTTTTGAAAAGTTAGGTGGAACATATTATGAAGGAGATTTTTCTATTGCAAATAAATTATTGAAAGTTGATTTTGTCGATTATCAAAAATTACAAAATTTGATGTTAGGAAAAGTTTTCGTTGATCTAAATCCTACAGATTATACAGCTACTTTTACAGATAATCAATATACGATTACATATAATAAAAATCAAGCGATTGCGACTTCTCCAAAAGAAGGCGAATATATACAAACATATGTTTTTGATAATGGTTTCCGATTGAAAGAAGCACATCTGAAAGATCCAAAACGAAAAATGGAAGTTGATTTGGCTTACGACAATTGGGTAAAAGCTGGAGCAGAGGAATTTCCGAAAAATGTTAAAATTATTATAAAAGAGAAAAAAACGCGTCAAATAGACTTGGAATATAATAGTTTTACGTTTCAGGAAACGAACACACCGTTCTCAATTCCAGATGGGTATAAGAAAAAAGAAATAAAATAA